From a single Funiculus sociatus GB2-C1 genomic region:
- a CDS encoding Npun_F0813 family protein, which produces MFILKRQDVEISSIQHPKREQQIPILNYQGQTFRLLSVFAANQAEEARAFWRDLTDNRGKACVLLEEPDRYSIWGKIRLEQLATDAGSDLKITPITQACLLLLQAVYIDIEDLLGNRQAGLFQKDLTDVFRQWHFPGADSPQAVKNLLTMDPLTSLQIPAWEEHHLITLLQELHRLGKEYFGNTNFSQGVKDTLQDMQPGELNQFIEWLNQSPLGKLWR; this is translated from the coding sequence ATGTTTATTCTGAAACGGCAGGATGTTGAAATCTCAAGCATTCAGCACCCCAAGCGGGAGCAACAGATCCCAATTCTCAATTATCAGGGGCAGACATTTCGCTTGCTAAGTGTCTTTGCTGCCAATCAAGCAGAAGAAGCCAGAGCCTTTTGGCGCGACCTCACCGATAACCGTGGCAAAGCCTGCGTTTTGCTGGAAGAGCCAGATCGGTATAGTATTTGGGGCAAAATTCGCTTAGAGCAACTAGCAACTGATGCTGGTAGCGATCTCAAAATTACCCCTATAACGCAAGCCTGCCTGTTGCTACTCCAGGCGGTTTACATAGACATTGAAGACCTCTTAGGAAATAGGCAAGCTGGATTATTTCAGAAAGACCTTACTGATGTCTTCCGGCAGTGGCATTTTCCGGGAGCGGATTCGCCGCAAGCGGTGAAAAACTTGCTAACGATGGACCCGCTGACTAGCCTTCAGATTCCCGCTTGGGAAGAACATCATCTGATAACTCTGTTGCAAGAACTTCATCGCCTGGGTAAGGAGTATTTTGGCAATACGAACTTTTCTCAGGGAGTAAAGGATACATTACAAGATATGCAACCAGGGGAGCTGAATCAGTTTATTGAGTGGTTGAATCAATCTCCCCTTGGTAAGCTGTGGCGCTAA